One Octopus sinensis linkage group LG21, ASM634580v1, whole genome shotgun sequence DNA segment encodes these proteins:
- the LOC115222955 gene encoding 70 kDa neurofilament protein, whose product MSQVSIKTSKTTRRSRRGPRSSIRMGSQYGMSMATNVRAAPISLASGVAAQSSQRSVAEMKNSSQKEKKDLQGLNCKLAEFLEKTRMLEAENKHLKELLNRSQVEFNIDVIKISYQEQLEDLKGIIEDRDKELAAVKSKNESLEEEVEDLTEQLRQVQDERDRLQAEIDGLHDEVAQRIADSETSRRRTSELEKQLADWKKRYGILDGQMAELRTNLQSETTQRLELENRLAMLEEELAFLNDVHSAECKEYQAMLSKTQKVPDFQETWKAEIGGMVADLSAEYEAQLLEATRAMECRHAEQLQKLKAGARPESAARVSTENRRSRMEASDMSGQVGAYEGQISSLKSRIRGLEMELEEALNGRATDAANYNFEINTLRSELQEMLKELQDLMDTKLSLELEIAAYRKLLEGEEGRVSSMMTSFSGRQTEAESALAAALQSASRMTISRSKSGSVSILELESEGRYIELEDNPKFPKGSTNLKNWTLIQSQDNGKTFTHKFTDGNLFSSGKMIKVWGSRHGAGQGGVTSSDVTEWGTMAVPCTVTLIDDKGKESAKLVIKTNM is encoded by the exons atgagTCAAGTTAGCATAAAAACCAGCAAAACAACTCGAAGGAGTAGAAGAGGTCCAAGGAGTAGTATTCGTATGGGGTCTCAATATGGTATGTCTATGGCAACTAATGTCCGTGCTGCACCAATTTCTCTGGCCTCTGGAGTGGCAGCACAATCTTCCCAAAGAAGTGTTGCTGAAatgaaaaatagcagccaaaaggaaaagaaagatctgCAAGGTTTGAATTGCAAACTTGCCGAATTCCTTGAAAAAACACGTATGCTGGAGGCTGAGAATAAACATCTTAAGGAACTCTTAAATAGATCTCAAGTTGAATTTAACATTGATGTGATCAAAATATCATACCAAGAGCAGCTGGAGGACTTAAAAGGAATCATCGAAGACAGGGATAAGGAACTTGCAGCTGTAAAGTCCAAGAATGAATCGCTTGAAGAAGAAGTCGAAGATTTGACTGAACA GTTGCGCCAAGTGCAGGACGAAAGAGACAGACTGCAAGCGGAAATCGATGGATTACACGATGAAGTTGCCCAACGCATTGCAGACAGCGAAACCAGCAGAAGGAGGACAAGCGAACTGGAGAAGCAACTTGCTGACTGGAAGAAGAGATATGGCATTCTTGATGGTCAAATGGCCGAACTTAGAACG aacTTACAAAGCGAAACTACTCAAAGACTGGAATTAGAAAACCGTCTGGCGATGCTGGAAGAAGAACTTGCTTTCCTCAACGACGTCCATAGTGCC GAATGCAAAGAATACCAAGCAATGTTATCCAAAACACAGAAGGTGCCCGATTTCCAAGAAACATGGAAGGCCGAAATTGGAGGTATGGTTGCTGACTTAAGCGCTGAATATGAGGCTCAGTTGCTTGAAGCTACTAGGGCGATGGAATGTCGACATGCAGAacag ttacagaaactgaaagcagggGCCAGGCCCGAATCGGCTGCTAGAGTCTCGACTGAAAACAGGCGTTCACGTATGGAAGCAAGCGATATGTCGGGTCAAGTAGGCGCATATGAAGGCCAG ATATCAAGTTTGAAAAGTAGAATAAGGGGTCTAGAAATGGAATTGGAGGAAGCCCTTAACGGACGGGCAACTGATGCCGCGAATTACAATTTCGAGATTAATACGTTGCGTTCAGAGTTGCAGGAAATGTTGAAGGAATTACAAGACTTGATGGATACTAAACTGTCCCTGGAATTGGAGATTGCAGCGTACCGCAAACTCCTTGAAGGAGAAGAGGGcag gGTGTCTTCAATGATGACCAGTTTTAGTGGACGTCAAACAGAGGCTGAGTCTGCACTAGCAGCTGCACTCCAATCAGCAA GCAGAATGACTATCAGCCGCTCTAAAAGTGGCTCCGTATCTATCCTTGAATTGGAATCCGAAGGTAGATATATTGAACTTGAAGACAATCCTAAGTTTCCAAAG GGATCAACAAACCTGAAAAACTGGACATTGATCCAATCTCAAGACAATGGCAAGACCTTCACCCATAAATTTACGGATGGTAACCTGTTTAGTTCTGGTAAAATGATCAAG GTTTGGGGATCAAGACACGGTGCTGGTCAAGGTGGCGTCACATCTTCCGATGTCACTGAATGGGGAACAATGGCCGTGCCATGCACAGTTACTTTGATAGACGACAAAGGCAAG GAAAGCGCTAAACTAGTTatcaaaacaaatatgtga